GACAACTTGATGCAAGTGATTTTTTCTATTAAACAAATTTGAGTCATAGGGTAGAAATCGAATTTACACCACTTGACGGGACACTATCCTTGATGCTCGTCCCAATCACCCCAAGCGATGATAATTTTAACATTATTTTCATCATTGTAAATCACTAAAATCGAAAACACATGAGACGTTAGATCGTTTTTAATCTAGGCTGTAACGTTCCTGCATGGGTTTATCCCTTCCAAAGTTTGGACATCTAAAGACCCACCTTCGGATGTAGCCTTAAAGAAGAGCGACCACAAAAGTTGAGAAAAGAATCATGATGGAAAAAAAGCATTTATTTCCCCGAAACCCATCTGGCAACAGAGGGACTGCGATGAGTACTATTAAATTAATTGTTGGAACGGTCTTCGTATGTTATGATTTATTTAACAAAGACCGAGTGCTGCGAACACTCGGCCTGTACAATTGGCTTGGATGGGTTTCTCCCTTCTAAAGTCCGAAGATCAAAAACCCACCTTCTGCTGCAACCTCGGGGGTGGGCTTTTATTTTTCTTGTAGTTATTCGAGATGTATGTTAAAAGACCAACAACAAGGGTCGCAAATAAGATCATGATTGTAAATGTGTCTTTCAACTCCATGGCTTCACCTCTTTTCGAAGGAAACCATGCCCACCCAAGATTCAATTAAACTATCCTATCATACCATATTGTTCCATATTGGTTTCCGGCTAAAGCCGTTCGGTGGACTTTCAACTCTAACGGACGCGACAGAGGCTATTTTGGGTTTTTTCGTTCGACGTCGCAAAATGGGCATGCTTTGAATTGGAATTTCAACATGGTTTATCCGCCTGTTCCAGGGTTTGCCATTAGACCCCCCGCACGCATCCTCGTAGACTACGCACTGCCTGTTAGCTATATACTTCCGCCACCTGCGGTGTATTCGGGACTTTCACCCGTTAGCACGGTGTGCTGCCAAGCGCACAGCGCCCTTGAACCAAATGATGTTCCAAGGGCGCGCAAACACCAAACAGTCGGGCGGATTTTGTCCGGCCATTTCAGGGTGTACGAGAAGTGCAATCTCAATTGAAATATTTTTGGGCTACTTCATTGTAAATCGGAATCAGATAATGCAGCGTTTCATAATTGTAAACTTCAAAATCAGACTGCTCCAACTCCCCGGCTT
The genomic region above belongs to Bacilli bacterium and contains:
- a CDS encoding putative holin-like toxin; translation: MELKDTFTIMILFATLVVGLLTYISNNYKKNKSPPPRLQQKVGF